Genomic segment of Streptomyces alboniger:
GCCTTGAGCGTCACGCCGGGCTCCAGGATCGCGATGATCGCGTTGACCACCGACGGGGTCCGCTCCGCGAAGTCGACGAACGTGGGGCAGTCCCGGTAGGCGTTGGGGTTGGTCTCGCCGAGCATGTACGCGTAGTAGAGGCGCCACTCCTCGGAGACCTCGGCGGCACGCAGCGGGTCGATGTCGCCGTACGCGCGGACGTTGCGCGTCTCGACGAGACGGGTGACCTCGGCCTTGATCTGGTCGAACTGGAAGTCGAGCTTGCGCGCTTCCGGGAAGAGCGCGTACGGGGACATGATGCGGAAGCGGCTCTTGCCGCCGCTGTTCCGCAGGAAGTAGTTGTTGACGGCCTTGCGGACGCCGGGCTGGTTGATGCTCAGGGAGCCCTTCATCGGCTTCTCCTCATGGTCGGGCGCGTGGGGGCGGGCGCGTGGGGACGGGATTGGTCAGGGGCGGCACGTGGCGTAGAGGAAGCCGGGGTGGATCTCCTCGACCTCGCACGTCCAGCCAAGGGCGCTCAGCCGCCGCTCCAGCTCGGCCGGCTCGCGGAAGACCTTGACGATGCGGAAGGTGCGGCCGTCCTCCAGAGAGCGCTGGACGGCCACCTCCGGCGCCTCGGCGTCCAGTTGCTCCAAGTCGCGCGCCTCACCGGTCACGTCGACGAACTCGACGACGCCGTCGGGGCGGACCGCCTGGCGGACCGCGCCCCAGAACGCGTCGAAGTTCTCGTCGGGGACGTGGGCGAGCCAGTGGGCGAAGAAGACTCCGTCCCACTGCCGTTCGGGCGTCCAGTCGAAGAGGTCCTGCTGGTGGAACTCCGCGTTGGCCAGGCCGTGCCGCCGGGCCTCCTCGATCATTTCCGGCGAACCGTCGAGGCACGTGACCGTGTCGGCCACCTCGGCGAGGTGACGCGTCCAGTAGCCGGTTCCGCTGGCGAGTTCGAGGACCTCGCCGTGCAGGTTGCCCGAGCGCAGGCGTGCCATGGCGGCGGGCAGGCCCGGGTCCATGTACGGCACGAACGTGGTGTCGTACTCCGCCGCGCGGGCGCGGTAGTAGCCGAGCTGGCTGTCGATGAGGGTTCGGGAATCCACTTGTCGTCCTCAGTTCTTCTCAAGAAGGGCATGCGCAACGGGAGTGGGGCCCATCAGGGCCACCAGGTTCTGCGGGGTGAGCAGCATCTTTTCCTTGAACGTCTCGTTCAGCCGCCCGCACTCGATGGTGGCCACGTCGGTGGCCCACATGAGCTGGCAGATCTCCCACCACAGGGCGTAATAGGGGCTGAACCTCAGCTCTTCGCGGCCGCGGACGTAGCCGCCGGCCCAGGCCTGGAGCCTGCGCTCCTCCAGGAAGCAGACCGCGACGGCTAGGGTCTCCTCGTCGTGGCCGCGGATCTCCACAAGACGGACCGCGTCCCCCAGCTCCCGGAGGAACTCGGCGAACGGCCCGGGGTCGTAGTACTTCGGCGAGCCGTTGCGCGCGGCGCTTGCGGCGATCATCTCCAGGAGGCCGAGCAGCCCCGGGTAGTCGGAGCGGTGCACGAAGCAGCGCGCCTGCTCGTCGTACCGGCGCAACTGGCGTGCGTAGTCCCGCCGTACGGACCGTCGCATGGAGGCGAGGTACGTCTCGGCGTCGGGCGCCACCCGCTTGCTCAGGGTCCAGCGCGGGACCAGGTCCTCGCGCCGGAAGCCGCGCCCTTCGAGCGCCTTCACCAGCGGGGCGTCGGCGCTGAGGTTGACGAACCCCCATCGGGACGCGCCCAGTTCGGCCGCACGGTCCGCGAACGCCCGGTGCAGGCTGTCCAGTGCCCGCTCGTCGCGCGCCAGCAGGTGCGCGTCCGGGGCGTGCCACACGGGCGCCAGCAGTGCTTGCTCGCCCTCGGCCAGGCCGAGGAGTCCGAGGGGGTCGCCTTGCAGGTACGTGGGCGCCGCCGCCAGCAACCGGCCGCCCCCGTCGCGCACTTCGAGGTAACGCGGTCGTCTGATCCGCTGGATCGGGTGGTGCTCGTACGCCCGGAGGAACGCCCGCGTGTGGAAGATGGGCGCGTCCAGGTCCGCGACGAGGGCGTCCCAGTCGGGCCCGAGGTCCTGCGCCGAGGCAAGGGACCGGACACTCAGCTCACCGGCCGCGTCCGCCTCGAAGGGCGCACGTCCAGCGCTCGGTTCGGTCGCCGTACCGACTTCGGCCGCCGTACCGGCTTCGGCCGCCGCGCCGACCTCGGCCGCCGCGCCGGCTTCCCGCGCGCAGGCACCGATGGCCTCGGCGCACGCCTCGGCCTCGGCCACCGGGACGGGGCCCATGTGGCCGACCCTGAGCACCTCGCTCTTCCAGCCGCCGCGCCCCGAGGAGACCCAGACGTCGTGCCGGGTCGCCAGCTCGTCCCTGACCCGCTCGGCGTCGGGAGACGGCAGCCGTACGGCGGTGACGGTCGGGGAGCAGTGCTCCTCGGGCGGCACCACGGTCAGGCCCTGGGCCCGGACGGCTTCCCGGCAGCGGCGCGCGGTGTGCGCGTGGCGTCGCCAGACCTGTTCGAGCCCTTCGTCCTCGACGGCCCGCAGCGCGGCGTCCAGGGCGTGGACGATGGGCAGCGCGGGGGTGTACGTCGTGGTGCCAAGGCGGGCGTGTTCGGCGGCCTTGGCCAGGTCCAGGTAGTAGCTCCGCCCTCCCGGCCGCGCGGCTCGCTCCAGTGCCCGGTCGGAGACGGCGACGAGAGCGAGTCCGGGCGGACAGGCGAGGGCCTTCTGGGTCACTCCCACGGCGACGTCGAGGCCCAGCTCGTCGAAGGCGATCTCCGCGGCCCCCAGGCTGCTGACGACGTCGACGACGATCAGGCAGTCGCTCACCGCACGGATGGCGGCGGCCCACTCGCGCAGCGGGGCGATCACGCCGGTCGACGTCTCGTTGTGCGTCAACAGGACGGCGGCGTAGGCGTGTTCGGCGAGCCTCGACGCGATGTCCCGTGCGGCCACGACCTGCCCCCAGGGGGCCCGCACCACGTCGACGTGAGCGCCGTGGTGGGCGGCGATCTCGGCGAACCGCTCGCCGAAGTAGCCCAGTTCCACCACCAGTACGCGCTCGCCGGGCCGCAGGACGGACGCGACCGCCGCCTCCATGCCGCCGGTGCCCGAGCAGGTGAGCGGCAGGACGGTTCCGCTGGTCCCGAACAGGGGCTCGAGCCGCTTGACGACGTCGGTGAACAGGCCGCGGAACTCGGCCGAGCGGTGGCTGATCATCCGCCGCGTCATCGCCGCGAGTATGCCTTCGGGGACCTCGACCGGCCCCGTGACGCGGTAGTTACGCATAACAGGCATCCTCCGTCCGTGCCGGTGCGGCGCCCAGGGCCGACACCAGTCCCGCGCGCACCCGGGCGCGCTCCAGCGTGATGGGCATGCCGGCCATGCGGTTCGACGACATTCCCTCCGCCACGAGCTGGTCGACGAGTGCCGTGTCGGCGTCGGGCCTGCGCCAGGCGGTGGCAGGCATGCGCCGGGTCACCAGTTCGGTCACGAACGGGCCGAGGCCGCCGGCCGTCACCCCGCACGCCGCGCGCAGGGCCTCCAGCGCGGCCTCGACCGCTCCGGGACCGCGCGGGTCGAGGATCTCGTCCGCCCCGGCCGCCTCGACGAGGGGGGCGAGCCAGGTCAGATTGAGGGCGCACGCAAGGCCGTGGGGCACGCCCAGCCGAGAGGTCAGCGGGTAGGACAGGGCGTGCGCCGCGGTCGTCCGCGTGATGTCGATCGCTCGTCCCGCGTCCGTCGCGGCCCGGCTCAGCGCGTCGCGCTCCGCCGGGTCCGGTGCGGCGCCGGCCTGTCTCAGCACGGGCACGAGACGCTCCAGCGCGGCCACGGCATGCTCGCGCGACCGCCGGGTCGAGCGGATCGACCACAGGGACTCCACCGCGTGGGCCAGCGTGTCGAACGCGCAGCTCCAGGTG
This window contains:
- a CDS encoding aminotransferase class V-fold PLP-dependent enzyme → MRNYRVTGPVEVPEGILAAMTRRMISHRSAEFRGLFTDVVKRLEPLFGTSGTVLPLTCSGTGGMEAAVASVLRPGERVLVVELGYFGERFAEIAAHHGAHVDVVRAPWGQVVAARDIASRLAEHAYAAVLLTHNETSTGVIAPLREWAAAIRAVSDCLIVVDVVSSLGAAEIAFDELGLDVAVGVTQKALACPPGLALVAVSDRALERAARPGGRSYYLDLAKAAEHARLGTTTYTPALPIVHALDAALRAVEDEGLEQVWRRHAHTARRCREAVRAQGLTVVPPEEHCSPTVTAVRLPSPDAERVRDELATRHDVWVSSGRGGWKSEVLRVGHMGPVPVAEAEACAEAIGACAREAGAAAEVGAAAEAGTAAEVGTATEPSAGRAPFEADAAGELSVRSLASAQDLGPDWDALVADLDAPIFHTRAFLRAYEHHPIQRIRRPRYLEVRDGGGRLLAAAPTYLQGDPLGLLGLAEGEQALLAPVWHAPDAHLLARDERALDSLHRAFADRAAELGASRWGFVNLSADAPLVKALEGRGFRREDLVPRWTLSKRVAPDAETYLASMRRSVRRDYARQLRRYDEQARCFVHRSDYPGLLGLLEMIAASAARNGSPKYYDPGPFAEFLRELGDAVRLVEIRGHDEETLAVAVCFLEERRLQAWAGGYVRGREELRFSPYYALWWEICQLMWATDVATIECGRLNETFKEKMLLTPQNLVALMGPTPVAHALLEKN
- a CDS encoding class I SAM-dependent methyltransferase, with the translated sequence MDSRTLIDSQLGYYRARAAEYDTTFVPYMDPGLPAAMARLRSGNLHGEVLELASGTGYWTRHLAEVADTVTCLDGSPEMIEEARRHGLANAEFHQQDLFDWTPERQWDGVFFAHWLAHVPDENFDAFWGAVRQAVRPDGVVEFVDVTGEARDLEQLDAEAPEVAVQRSLEDGRTFRIVKVFREPAELERRLSALGWTCEVEEIHPGFLYATCRP
- a CDS encoding phosphonoacetaldehyde reductase, with product MTVPHGGRSTSVTAYRGAAAGLPALCAGRRPLVVASDRALRRADVHAWLPAEAEVFTEFHPNPTVEQALEAARLRHAWGADLVVGIGGGSALDVAKAACLLPRDADAAGQVVAGTLDPAERVTLLLVPTTAGTGSEVTQFATLYQEGRKVSLDTPHARADLAVVDPALTDSCPAELTWSCAFDTLAHAVESLWSIRSTRRSREHAVAALERLVPVLRQAGAAPDPAERDALSRAATDAGRAIDITRTTAAHALSYPLTSRLGVPHGLACALNLTWLAPLVEAAGADEILDPRGPGAVEAALEALRAACGVTAGGLGPFVTELVTRRMPATAWRRPDADTALVDQLVAEGMSSNRMAGMPITLERARVRAGLVSALGAAPARTEDACYA
- a CDS encoding aspartyl/asparaginyl beta-hydroxylase domain-containing protein translates to MKGSLSINQPGVRKAVNNYFLRNSGGKSRFRIMSPYALFPEARKLDFQFDQIKAEVTRLVETRNVRAYGDIDPLRAAEVSEEWRLYYAYMLGETNPNAYRDCPTFVDFAERTPSVVNAIIAILEPGVTLKAHEGPYAGILRYHLPLTVPENNPPRLRVDKEMHTWKEGEAILIDDTFEHEVYNESDGQRVMLIIDIRRPMGLVPDAVNKLSLRAKRKWSAQFIEQSNGDI